One Phragmites australis chromosome 23, lpPhrAust1.1, whole genome shotgun sequence DNA window includes the following coding sequences:
- the LOC133906751 gene encoding NAD(P)H-quinone oxidoreductase subunit U, chloroplastic-like isoform X3 — MRALTSPGVPRPPRGRPTRSSPRTTCRRRCAASILAELQCYAARKNVNVDSWKRGKMSMQQLLIIALHWIKAITDADHYGRLGVTKLASTDEVKAAYEKKCEELNSEGPEEEELNKEHDLLKESFTILSTEEERRLYDWSLSRSGQPERYVWPFQVDPLELAPDPPKEPEDEFPTKLVGYFFLAWFILSVAFSVTLNR, encoded by the exons ATGCGGGCACTGACGTCGCCGGGGGTGCCGCGACCTCCACGCGGCCGCCCTACTCGCTCATCTCCGCGGACAACGTGCAGAAGGCGATGCGCGGCCTCG ATTCTTGCAGAGTTGCAATGTTATGCTGCAAGGAAAAATGTCAATGTTGATTCATGGAAAAGAGGGAAAATGTCAATGCAACAGTTACTGATAATTGCTTTACATTGGATAAAAG CAATTACAGATGCTGATCACTATGGGAGGCTTGGAGTCACCAAACTAGCTTCTACTGATGAG GTTAAAGCGGCCTACGAGAAAAAGTGTGAAGAATTAAATAGCGAAGGACCGGAAGAAGAGGAACTCAACAAGGAACATGACCTTCTAAAG GAATCATTTACCATACTATCAACTGAGGAAGAACGAAGATTATACGATTGGAGCTTGTCAAGAAGTGGGCAGCCTGAACGATATGTCTGGCCTTTTCAAGTTGATCCCTTGGAGTTGGCACCAGATCCTCCAAAG GAACCAGAAGATGAGTTTCCAACGAAGCTTGTTGGCTACTTCTTCCTGGCATGGTTCATACTTTCTGTTGCTTTCTCAGTGACTCTCAACAGATGA
- the LOC133906751 gene encoding NAD(P)H-quinone oxidoreductase subunit U, chloroplastic-like isoform X2, translated as MASAVGITSLPTPSDFAPPSSSFSYSKPGLRRRRLPVRLVAAASFRARCAAAADGGAEAPEGASAVAEVVGDLDAGTDVAGGAATSTRPPYSLISADNVQKAMRGLAITDADHYGRLGVTKLASTDEVKAAYEKKCEELNSEGPEEEELNKEHDLLKESFTILSTEEERRLYDWSLSRSGQPERYVWPFQVDPLELAPDPPKEPEDEFPTKLVGYFFLAWFILSVAFSVTLNR; from the exons ATGGCGAGTGCCGTCGGCATCACCTCCCTGCCGACGCCGTCCGACTTTGCgcccccttcctcttccttctcaTACTCCAAACCgggcctccgccgtcgccgcctccccGTCCGATTAGTCGCCGCAGCGTCATTCCGCGCACGctgcgccgccgctgccgacggcgGGGCCGAAGCCCCGGAGGGTGCCTCCGCGGTGGCGGAGGTGGTAGGGGACCTCGATGCGGGCACTGACGTCGCCGGGGGTGCCGCGACCTCCACGCGGCCGCCCTACTCGCTCATCTCCGCGGACAACGTGCAGAAGGCGATGCGCGGCCTCG CAATTACAGATGCTGATCACTATGGGAGGCTTGGAGTCACCAAACTAGCTTCTACTGATGAG GTTAAAGCGGCCTACGAGAAAAAGTGTGAAGAATTAAATAGCGAAGGACCGGAAGAAGAGGAACTCAACAAGGAACATGACCTTCTAAAG GAATCATTTACCATACTATCAACTGAGGAAGAACGAAGATTATACGATTGGAGCTTGTCAAGAAGTGGGCAGCCTGAACGATATGTCTGGCCTTTTCAAGTTGATCCCTTGGAGTTGGCACCAGATCCTCCAAAG GAACCAGAAGATGAGTTTCCAACGAAGCTTGTTGGCTACTTCTTCCTGGCATGGTTCATACTTTCTGTTGCTTTCTCAGTGACTCTCAACAGATGA
- the LOC133906751 gene encoding NAD(P)H-quinone oxidoreductase subunit U, chloroplastic-like isoform X1 yields the protein MASAVGITSLPTPSDFAPPSSSFSYSKPGLRRRRLPVRLVAAASFRARCAAAADGGAEAPEGASAVAEVVGDLDAGTDVAGGAATSTRPPYSLISADNVQKAMRGLELQCYAARKNVNVDSWKRGKMSMQQLLIIALHWIKAITDADHYGRLGVTKLASTDEVKAAYEKKCEELNSEGPEEEELNKEHDLLKESFTILSTEEERRLYDWSLSRSGQPERYVWPFQVDPLELAPDPPKEPEDEFPTKLVGYFFLAWFILSVAFSVTLNR from the exons ATGGCGAGTGCCGTCGGCATCACCTCCCTGCCGACGCCGTCCGACTTTGCgcccccttcctcttccttctcaTACTCCAAACCgggcctccgccgtcgccgcctccccGTCCGATTAGTCGCCGCAGCGTCATTCCGCGCACGctgcgccgccgctgccgacggcgGGGCCGAAGCCCCGGAGGGTGCCTCCGCGGTGGCGGAGGTGGTAGGGGACCTCGATGCGGGCACTGACGTCGCCGGGGGTGCCGCGACCTCCACGCGGCCGCCCTACTCGCTCATCTCCGCGGACAACGTGCAGAAGGCGATGCGCGGCCTCG AGTTGCAATGTTATGCTGCAAGGAAAAATGTCAATGTTGATTCATGGAAAAGAGGGAAAATGTCAATGCAACAGTTACTGATAATTGCTTTACATTGGATAAAAG CAATTACAGATGCTGATCACTATGGGAGGCTTGGAGTCACCAAACTAGCTTCTACTGATGAG GTTAAAGCGGCCTACGAGAAAAAGTGTGAAGAATTAAATAGCGAAGGACCGGAAGAAGAGGAACTCAACAAGGAACATGACCTTCTAAAG GAATCATTTACCATACTATCAACTGAGGAAGAACGAAGATTATACGATTGGAGCTTGTCAAGAAGTGGGCAGCCTGAACGATATGTCTGGCCTTTTCAAGTTGATCCCTTGGAGTTGGCACCAGATCCTCCAAAG GAACCAGAAGATGAGTTTCCAACGAAGCTTGTTGGCTACTTCTTCCTGGCATGGTTCATACTTTCTGTTGCTTTCTCAGTGACTCTCAACAGATGA